GCAACTGGTGCGATCGTGAGTGGTCCCATTCCTTTGCCAACTGAAAAAGACATCTTTACCGTTTTGCGTTCACCGCACGTGAACAAAAAAGCGAGAGAGCAGTTCCAACTTTGCACCTACAAGAGATTGGTAGATATCTACTCTACTTCCTCTAAAACAGTGGATGCGTTAATGAAGCTTGAGTTACCAAGCGGCGTTGACGTTGAAATCAAAGTTTGATACACAAATAACTTCCTTAAAAGGGAGAGGGCAACCTCTCCCTTTTTTGTTTTTGGGCCCATTTCCAAAACAGAGGCCAAAAACGGAAAGGAAGAAAGGGAATTTCTGTTTTCGGGCTCCAAAACTGAAATAGAGCAAAAACTGGGAAATAGTTTAGGGGAAAGAAAAAGGCACTTAAACCGGTTAAGTGCCACAATGCGAGAGGAAAGAAGAACTATTCACCTGGAATAACTTGATTTGCCTTAGTATCTGAAAACAAATAGTTTAGGATAGCTTGTAAAATAAAAATTAAATATAGAACTTTGCACTCCCGAAAATAAAGCCTACGGGGGAATATTATTAATTGTTTAAAATAAAAAAGTAGAATGCCTGGAATTATCGGTAAGAAAATCGGAATGACAAGCCTCTTCACTCCTGAAGGGAAGAGCGTGGCCTGTACTTTGATTCAAGCAGGACCATGCGTAGTAACTCAGGTTAAAACGCAGGAAACAGATGGCTACACGGCCATCCAGCTTGGGTACGGAGAGAAGAAGGTTAAAAGAACCACCAAAGCATTGGCTGGTCACTTTGCCAAAGCCAACACCACTGCTAAGAAGAAATTAGTAGAATTCAGAATGGATGACACCGCTTCTTACTCTTTAGGAGACGAAGTGAACGTGACTTCCTTTGAAGAAGGCGAATTTGTGGATGTGGTAGGTACCTCAAAAGGTAAAGGTTTCCAAGGCGTTGTAAAGCGCTACAACTTTGCCGGTGTTGGTGGCCAAACCCACGGTCAGCACAACAGGGCAAGACACCCTGGTTCTATTGGAGCTTGCTCTTGGCCTTCAAGAGTATTCAAAGGAATGCGCATGGCTGGTAGAATGGGTGGTGACCGCGTGAAGGTGCAAAACCTGCGTGTGTTACGTGTAATGCCAGAGCAGAACCTGCTTGTAGTGAGTGGATCTATCCCAGGCGCTAATAATTCATTTATTGTAGTTGAGAAATAAGATGGAGCTATCAGTTATCAA
This region of Rufibacter sp. LB8 genomic DNA includes:
- the rpsJ gene encoding 30S ribosomal protein S10 produces the protein MNQKIRIKLKSYDHNLVDKSSEKIVKAVKATGAIVSGPIPLPTEKDIFTVLRSPHVNKKAREQFQLCTYKRLVDIYSTSSKTVDALMKLELPSGVDVEIKV
- the rplC gene encoding 50S ribosomal protein L3, whose protein sequence is MPGIIGKKIGMTSLFTPEGKSVACTLIQAGPCVVTQVKTQETDGYTAIQLGYGEKKVKRTTKALAGHFAKANTTAKKKLVEFRMDDTASYSLGDEVNVTSFEEGEFVDVVGTSKGKGFQGVVKRYNFAGVGGQTHGQHNRARHPGSIGACSWPSRVFKGMRMAGRMGGDRVKVQNLRVLRVMPEQNLLVVSGSIPGANNSFIVVEK